A stretch of the Ensifer sp. PDNC004 genome encodes the following:
- a CDS encoding transporter: MNLISPEIPGIVWAYRFLPGESRCQRIATDASIDSLLEGDGWVWVHLALSDARTPALIERVGNLPPLAVATLTSHDTQAAITVSDDIVHGTLVDFERTFDAVTKTIGWLHFAVSERIIITTRLHPLRSIDRVKAAVEKSTKCARPIDLFEMIVVEFQRTLISLVLELTEDLNVIEDHVYGEAGHRQQPGLAPLRRTVVRLHRHLRTILALLRRAGASDEDEVPPGFIDAAERLSDRLEAVDRDVFALQERARLLHEEIDSKISSETNRHLYILSLMTAFLLPPTLVTGFFGMNTGALPFADGTGTLYAALFIALSMAFAWWILRRIGIL; encoded by the coding sequence ATGAACCTGATTTCCCCCGAAATACCCGGCATCGTCTGGGCCTATCGTTTCCTGCCTGGCGAAAGCCGCTGCCAGCGGATCGCCACCGACGCCTCGATCGACAGCCTGCTTGAAGGCGACGGATGGGTGTGGGTTCATCTGGCGCTCTCGGACGCGCGAACGCCTGCGCTCATCGAGCGGGTCGGCAACCTGCCGCCGCTCGCGGTCGCCACGCTGACGAGCCACGACACCCAGGCCGCCATCACCGTTTCAGACGATATCGTGCACGGCACGCTCGTCGACTTCGAGCGCACCTTCGACGCAGTGACGAAGACGATCGGCTGGCTGCATTTCGCCGTGAGCGAGCGCATTATCATCACCACCCGCCTGCATCCGCTGCGCAGCATCGACCGAGTCAAGGCGGCCGTCGAGAAGAGCACGAAATGCGCACGGCCGATCGACCTCTTCGAGATGATCGTCGTCGAATTCCAGCGCACGCTGATTTCGCTGGTTCTGGAGTTGACCGAGGACCTGAACGTCATCGAGGACCATGTCTATGGCGAGGCCGGGCATCGGCAGCAGCCGGGGCTTGCGCCGCTGCGCAGGACCGTGGTGCGGCTGCACCGGCACCTGCGCACGATCCTCGCCTTGCTGCGGCGTGCGGGCGCATCGGATGAGGACGAGGTGCCGCCAGGCTTCATCGACGCAGCGGAGCGGCTTTCCGACCGGCTCGAAGCGGTCGACCGCGACGTCTTTGCGCTGCAGGAGCGGGCACGACTGCTGCATGAAGAGATCGACAGCAAGATCTCCTCGGAGACCAACCGGCATCTTTACATCCTGTCACTGATGACCGCCTTCCTCTTGCCGCCGACGCTGGTCACCGGCTTCTTCGGCATGAACACCGGGGCGCTGCCCTTCGCCGACGGCACTGGCACGCTTTACGCAGCACTGTTTATCGCGCTCTCCATGGCATTTGCCTGGTGGATTCTCCGGCGGATCGGCATTCTCTGA
- the mcpU gene encoding methyl-accepting chemotaxis protein McpU — MTRILVAASCVVVGAFAGFSVYIDSLQRDTTTNAVEENIASSGTQAAQSVAKWLNGRVTLTAMVADATGNVADDGGVQPILKNDVLTSEFMSTYVGNESGKFITWPDNPMPAGYDPRQRPWYQQAVKADARVLTEPYVDASSGALIISAAVPVKRDGKLYGVAASDFSLETLVTMIKGVDVGGEGFAFLASKDGQILVHPDAKLVTKSLADAFPIDTPAIGTGIMNTELDGKPMLVSFVPVQGLPSVEWYIGFVIDADAAYSAIDQFRIAATIATILAVGVMLVFLATFLNRLVIRPVTDMTGAMEKLASGNHNVEIPGEERTDQIGSMAAAVAVFKANAVERARLESEADANRSLSERERLEREAQKARDAAEIQQAVDGLASGLGRLAEGDLAYRIDNPFADRLDRLRADFNNSVAKLHDTLCAVGANARGIDAGATEIRSAADDLARRTEQQAASVEETAAALEEITTTVKDSARRAEEVGALVARTRAGAEKSGEVVANAVDAMHAIEKSSGEISNIIGVIDDIAFQTNLLALNAGVEAARAGEAGKGFAVVAQEVRELAQRSANAAKEIKALITTSGNQVRNGVTLVGDTGKALQTIVSEVQEINKHVSAIVTATREQSTGLQEINTAVNTMDQGTQQNAAMVEEQTAASHGLASEAASLNALLAQFNLGDTQSVYASATSHRRRAA; from the coding sequence ATGACGCGCATCCTCGTTGCCGCGTCCTGTGTCGTCGTCGGCGCCTTCGCCGGCTTTTCCGTATACATCGACAGCCTGCAGCGCGACACGACCACCAATGCCGTCGAGGAGAACATTGCCTCCTCCGGCACCCAGGCCGCGCAGAGCGTCGCCAAGTGGCTGAACGGCCGCGTCACACTGACGGCGATGGTGGCTGATGCCACCGGCAACGTCGCGGATGACGGTGGGGTCCAGCCGATCCTGAAGAACGACGTTCTCACCAGTGAATTCATGTCGACCTATGTCGGCAACGAAAGCGGCAAGTTCATCACCTGGCCCGACAATCCGATGCCGGCCGGCTACGATCCGCGCCAGCGCCCCTGGTACCAGCAGGCCGTCAAGGCTGACGCTCGCGTGCTGACCGAACCCTATGTCGACGCGTCGAGCGGCGCTCTGATCATCAGTGCGGCCGTTCCGGTCAAGCGCGACGGCAAGCTCTATGGCGTTGCCGCCAGCGACTTCTCGCTCGAAACCCTGGTGACCATGATCAAGGGCGTCGACGTCGGCGGCGAGGGCTTTGCCTTCCTCGCGAGCAAGGACGGCCAGATCCTCGTCCATCCCGATGCCAAGCTGGTCACCAAGTCGCTTGCCGATGCCTTCCCGATCGACACGCCGGCAATCGGCACCGGCATCATGAACACCGAGCTCGACGGCAAGCCGATGCTGGTGAGCTTCGTTCCGGTTCAGGGCCTGCCCTCGGTCGAATGGTATATCGGCTTCGTCATCGACGCCGATGCCGCCTATTCGGCGATCGACCAGTTCCGCATTGCCGCGACCATCGCCACGATCCTCGCGGTCGGCGTGATGCTCGTCTTCCTCGCGACCTTCCTCAACCGCCTCGTCATCCGTCCCGTCACGGACATGACCGGCGCGATGGAAAAGCTCGCTTCGGGCAACCACAACGTCGAGATCCCCGGCGAAGAGCGGACCGACCAGATCGGCTCCATGGCCGCCGCCGTCGCCGTGTTCAAGGCCAACGCCGTCGAGCGTGCGCGCCTTGAGAGCGAAGCGGATGCGAACCGCTCGCTGTCGGAGCGCGAGCGTCTTGAGCGTGAGGCGCAGAAGGCGCGGGATGCGGCAGAGATCCAGCAGGCCGTCGATGGCCTCGCATCCGGCCTTGGCCGCCTTGCCGAAGGCGATCTCGCCTACCGCATCGACAACCCCTTCGCCGACCGTCTCGATCGCCTGCGCGCCGACTTCAATAACTCGGTCGCGAAGCTCCACGACACGCTTTGCGCCGTCGGCGCCAACGCCCGCGGCATCGATGCCGGCGCGACAGAAATCCGCTCGGCCGCCGACGATCTTGCCCGCCGCACCGAACAGCAGGCAGCCTCGGTCGAGGAGACCGCCGCAGCGCTCGAAGAGATCACCACGACCGTCAAGGACTCCGCCCGCCGGGCTGAGGAAGTCGGCGCGCTCGTCGCCCGCACCCGTGCCGGTGCCGAGAAGTCCGGCGAGGTTGTGGCGAACGCCGTAGACGCGATGCACGCGATCGAGAAGTCCTCTGGCGAGATCTCCAACATCATCGGCGTCATCGATGACATCGCCTTCCAGACGAACTTGCTTGCGCTGAACGCCGGCGTCGAGGCAGCCCGTGCCGGGGAAGCCGGTAAGGGCTTTGCCGTCGTCGCCCAGGAAGTCCGTGAACTCGCGCAGCGCTCGGCCAATGCCGCCAAGGAAATCAAGGCGCTGATAACCACCTCGGGCAATCAGGTCAGGAACGGCGTGACGCTCGTCGGCGATACCGGCAAGGCGTTGCAGACGATCGTTTCCGAAGTGCAGGAGATCAACAAGCACGTGAGCGCGATCGTGACCGCCACGCGCGAACAGTCGACCGGACTTCAGGAGATCAACACGGCCGTCAACACTATGGACCAGGGCACGCAGCAGAACGCGGCGATGGTCGAGGAACAGACGGCCGCCAGCCATGGTCTCGCGTCCGAAGCCGCCTCGCTCAACGCACTGCTGGCCCAGTTCAATCTTGGCGATACGCAGAGCGTATACGCATCGGCGACCAGCCACCGCCGCCGCGCAGCCTAG
- a CDS encoding methyl-accepting chemotaxis protein codes for MFAIVMTGLLTSMVTAAVVFWLSYQQLRERSIAEMTNAASASARSVETKFAEAKTLANNIRSALYAVKGTGEPSRAEIETLMKRWIVDNPLAVGMSTGWEPNAFDGKDAEFVGKPGHDATGRFVPYIARSGDKVIHEALADYDKPGPGDYYQIPKKTGLDMVTEPYVYPINGKDVLMTSIMVPLKKDGAFIGVVGVDMALGELSTELAKLKPFGTGFVSLLSKDGSIISHPDAKVLGKVLKDTPLVGEGWGDLLSHTGQAFALKHTDGSAHLAVAVPVNLLPDTEWYVVVSVPEATVFAGLSQLAMISIAVIAVAAAIMIIVGWTLASRFRKRVANVIGVTGQIAAGETDVDLSEAERKDEIGDLARSLRVLRDATIAKMHLESEADANRSLSERERLEREAQKARDAAEIQQAVNGLATGLGHLAEGDLAYRIYDPFADRLDSLRADFNNSVAKLHDTLCAVGANARGIDAGATEIRSAADDLARRTEQQAASVEETAAALEEITTTVKDSARRAEEVGALVARTRAGAEKSGEVVANAVDAMHAIEKSSGEISNIIGVIDDIAFQTNLLALNAGVEAARAGEAGKGFAVVAQEVRELAQRSANAAKEIKALITTSGNQVRNGVTLVGDTGKALQTIVSEVQEINKHVSAIVTATREQSTGLQEINTAVNTMDQGTQQNAAMVEEQTAASHGLASEAASLNALLAQFNLGDVQMGGGGRRRAA; via the coding sequence ATGTTCGCCATCGTGATGACCGGCCTTCTGACCTCGATGGTCACCGCCGCCGTCGTCTTCTGGCTCTCCTATCAGCAATTGCGTGAGCGCAGCATCGCCGAGATGACCAATGCCGCATCCGCAAGCGCGCGCAGCGTCGAGACGAAGTTTGCCGAGGCAAAGACGCTCGCAAACAACATCCGCTCCGCTCTCTATGCGGTGAAGGGCACCGGCGAGCCCTCGCGCGCCGAAATCGAAACCCTGATGAAACGCTGGATCGTCGATAACCCGCTTGCCGTGGGGATGAGCACAGGCTGGGAGCCCAACGCCTTCGACGGCAAGGACGCCGAGTTCGTCGGCAAGCCAGGTCACGATGCGACCGGCCGCTTCGTTCCCTATATCGCCCGCTCCGGCGACAAGGTGATCCACGAGGCGCTGGCCGATTATGACAAGCCGGGCCCCGGCGACTACTACCAGATCCCGAAGAAGACCGGCCTCGATATGGTCACCGAGCCCTATGTCTACCCGATCAACGGCAAGGACGTGCTGATGACCTCGATCATGGTGCCGCTGAAGAAGGACGGCGCCTTCATCGGTGTCGTCGGCGTCGACATGGCGCTTGGCGAACTGTCGACCGAACTCGCCAAGCTGAAGCCCTTCGGCACCGGATTCGTCTCACTGCTCAGCAAGGACGGCAGCATCATCAGCCACCCCGATGCCAAGGTGCTCGGCAAGGTGCTGAAGGACACGCCGCTTGTGGGTGAGGGGTGGGGAGACCTCTTGAGCCACACCGGCCAGGCCTTCGCGCTGAAGCACACGGATGGCAGCGCGCATCTGGCCGTCGCCGTGCCGGTGAACCTGTTGCCCGACACGGAATGGTATGTCGTGGTCTCGGTTCCCGAAGCCACGGTCTTTGCCGGCCTTTCGCAGCTTGCGATGATCTCGATCGCCGTCATTGCCGTTGCTGCCGCGATCATGATCATCGTCGGCTGGACGCTGGCAAGCCGCTTCCGCAAGCGCGTCGCCAATGTCATCGGCGTCACCGGCCAGATCGCGGCCGGCGAGACCGACGTCGACCTGTCCGAGGCCGAGCGCAAGGACGAGATCGGCGATCTCGCCCGCTCCCTGCGGGTCCTGCGTGATGCGACGATCGCGAAGATGCACCTCGAAAGCGAAGCGGATGCGAACCGCTCGCTGTCGGAGCGCGAGCGTCTGGAACGCGAAGCGCAGAAGGCGCGGGATGCGGCCGAAATCCAGCAGGCCGTCAATGGTCTTGCGACGGGCCTTGGCCATCTGGCCGAAGGCGATCTTGCCTACCGCATCTATGACCCCTTCGCCGATCGCCTCGACAGTCTCAGAGCCGACTTCAACAACTCGGTCGCCAAGCTCCACGACACGCTTTGCGCCGTCGGCGCCAACGCCCGCGGCATTGACGCCGGCGCGACGGAAATCCGCTCGGCGGCCGACGATCTTGCCCGCCGCACCGAACAGCAGGCAGCGTCGGTCGAGGAGACCGCCGCAGCGCTCGAAGAGATCACCACGACCGTCAAGGACTCCGCCCGCCGGGCTGAGGAAGTCGGCGCGCTCGTCGCCCGCACACGTGCCGGTGCCGAGAAGTCCGGCGAGGTTGTGGCGAACGCCGTAGACGCGATGCACGCGATCGAGAAGTCCTCTGGCGAGATCTCCAACATCATCGGCGTCATCGATGACATCGCCTTCCAGACGAACTTGCTTGCGCTGAACGCCGGCGTCGAGGCAGCCCGTGCCGGTGAAGCCGGTAAGGGCTTTGCCGTCGTCGCCCAGGAAGTGCGTGAACTCGCGCAGCGCTCGGCCAATGCCGCCAAGGAAATCAAGGCGCTGATCACCACCTCGGGCAATCAGGTCAGGAACGGCGTGACGCTCGTCGGCGATACCGGCAAGGCGCTGCAGACGATCGTTTCCGAAGTGCAGGAGATCAACAAGCACGTGAGCGCGATCGTGACCGCCACGCGCGAACAGTCGACCGGACTTCAGGAGATCAACACGGCCGTCAACACCATGGACCAGGGTACCCAGCAGAACGCGGCAATGGTCGAGGAGCAGACGGCGGCAAGCCATGGGCTGGCGTCCGAAGCCGCCTCGCTCAACGCATTGCTTGCGCAGTTCAATCTGGGTGACGTTCAGATGGGCGGTGGTGGTCGTCGTCGCGCGGCCTGA
- a CDS encoding VOC family protein yields the protein MALKRMDNIGIVVGDLEGTIDFFRELGLELEGRAEIEGEWAGRVTGLGDQHVEIAMMRTPDGHSRLELSRFLAPPVVADHRTAPVNALGYLRVMFAVDDVDETLERLRKRGAQLVGEVVQYKDAYRLCYIRGPEGLLIGLAQEL from the coding sequence ATGGCGCTCAAGCGAATGGACAACATAGGTATCGTCGTCGGAGACCTCGAAGGGACGATCGATTTCTTTCGTGAACTTGGCCTTGAACTCGAAGGTCGGGCGGAGATCGAAGGAGAATGGGCCGGGCGTGTTACCGGGCTTGGCGATCAGCATGTCGAAATTGCCATGATGCGCACGCCGGATGGCCATAGCAGGCTCGAGCTTTCCCGCTTCCTCGCGCCGCCGGTGGTCGCCGATCACCGCACGGCTCCGGTCAATGCGCTTGGCTACCTTCGCGTCATGTTCGCCGTCGACGACGTCGACGAGACGCTTGAGCGGCTCCGCAAACGCGGCGCGCAGCTGGTCGGCGAAGTGGTCCAGTACAAGGACGCCTACCGACTTTGCTACATCCGCGGGCCTGAAGGTCTGCTCATCGGGCTCGCCCAAGAACTTTAG
- a CDS encoding hybrid-cluster NAD(P)-dependent oxidoreductase: MQMAPSFHHFDALHVWIDRQQMLECTSAVVETADVMTFTFRAEKPAWFRYLPGQFVTLELPVADEPVMRTYTLSSTPSRPLSIAVTVKAQADSIGTRWMFEHLKPGMKLRAFGPLGDFSFVRHPGDKYLFISAGSGITPMMSMTRWMADCVPETDVTFISCARRPDDLLFRSELEVLATQMSGLNLGFIVEGHEARHGWHGLRGRIDGAKLPLLAPDFMDRTVFCCGPEPFMRGVREMLKSAGFDMGRYHEESFQPAAAPAAEEIAVRAGAGDEGEIQAAKVAFTMSGKEVEAKPGQTILQAARANGVRIGAACEGGICGTCRVMKVAGEVEMNHNGGILDDEIDEGYILACCSRPLGDVQIEA; encoded by the coding sequence ATGCAGATGGCCCCTTCGTTTCACCATTTCGACGCGCTGCATGTCTGGATCGATCGGCAGCAGATGCTCGAATGCACATCGGCTGTCGTCGAGACCGCCGATGTCATGACCTTCACCTTCCGGGCCGAAAAGCCCGCCTGGTTCCGCTATCTCCCCGGGCAATTCGTAACGCTCGAACTGCCGGTCGCCGACGAGCCGGTCATGCGGACCTACACGCTGTCGTCGACGCCATCGCGGCCGCTTTCAATCGCGGTCACGGTGAAGGCGCAGGCCGACAGCATCGGCACCCGCTGGATGTTCGAGCATCTGAAGCCGGGCATGAAGCTCCGCGCCTTCGGTCCGCTCGGCGATTTCAGCTTCGTGCGCCATCCGGGCGACAAGTATCTGTTCATCTCGGCCGGCTCCGGCATCACGCCGATGATGTCGATGACGCGCTGGATGGCGGATTGCGTGCCCGAGACGGATGTGACCTTCATCTCCTGCGCGCGTCGTCCGGACGATCTGCTGTTCCGTTCGGAACTGGAAGTCCTGGCCACGCAGATGTCCGGGCTCAACCTCGGCTTCATCGTCGAGGGGCATGAGGCGCGCCACGGCTGGCACGGATTGCGCGGCCGCATCGACGGCGCCAAGCTGCCGCTGCTTGCGCCCGATTTCATGGACCGCACCGTCTTCTGCTGCGGGCCCGAACCCTTCATGCGCGGCGTGCGCGAGATGCTGAAATCGGCCGGTTTCGACATGGGCCGCTATCACGAGGAGAGCTTCCAGCCAGCGGCGGCACCCGCCGCGGAAGAGATCGCCGTGCGCGCCGGTGCCGGTGACGAGGGCGAGATCCAGGCGGCCAAGGTCGCCTTCACCATGAGCGGCAAGGAGGTCGAGGCCAAGCCCGGCCAGACGATCCTGCAGGCGGCGCGCGCCAACGGGGTGCGCATCGGCGCTGCCTGCGAAGGCGGCATCTGCGGCACCTGCCGGGTGATGAAGGTCGCGGGCGAGGTCGAGATGAACCACAATGGCGGCATTCTCGACGACGAGATCGACGAAGGCTACATCCTCGCCTGTTGCTCGCGACCACTTGGCGACGTCCAGATCGAAGCCTGA
- a CDS encoding crotonase/enoyl-CoA hydratase family protein has protein sequence MTDHVLIERPEAHPGVQVIRFNRPEKKNAITREMYAKMTNALTVASSDPAVRATAFLGTDGCFSAGNDMADFLAFAMGGSMGMEVIEFLKALATATKPVVSGVDGLAIGIGTTIHLHCDLTVASERSLFKTPFVDLALVPEAASSLIAPRIMGHQRAFALLAAGEPLTAREAVDAGLIWKVVGQDAVESETLALAARLAKKPPEALRIARDLVRGDRSDVLARIDEEAKHFAAQLKSAEARAAFEAFMRR, from the coding sequence ATGACCGACCACGTGCTCATCGAACGGCCGGAAGCGCACCCCGGCGTCCAGGTGATCCGCTTCAACCGGCCGGAAAAGAAAAACGCCATCACGCGCGAGATGTACGCGAAGATGACCAATGCGCTGACGGTTGCGTCGAGTGACCCGGCCGTGCGCGCCACCGCCTTTCTCGGCACGGATGGCTGCTTCTCCGCCGGCAACGACATGGCGGACTTCCTGGCCTTCGCCATGGGCGGCTCTATGGGCATGGAAGTAATCGAATTCCTGAAGGCGCTCGCGACCGCAACCAAGCCTGTCGTTTCGGGCGTCGATGGTCTGGCGATCGGCATCGGCACGACGATCCATCTCCATTGCGACCTGACTGTTGCCTCCGAGCGCTCGCTGTTCAAGACACCCTTCGTCGACCTGGCGCTGGTGCCGGAGGCGGCCTCCAGCCTGATCGCGCCGCGCATCATGGGCCACCAGCGCGCCTTTGCCCTGCTTGCCGCCGGTGAACCGCTCACCGCACGCGAGGCCGTCGACGCCGGGCTGATCTGGAAGGTCGTCGGCCAGGATGCAGTCGAGAGCGAAACGCTGGCGCTCGCCGCCCGGCTCGCCAAGAAGCCGCCGGAGGCGCTTCGCATCGCCCGCGATCTCGTGCGCGGCGACCGCAGCGACGTGCTGGCCCGCATCGACGAGGAAGCAAAACACTTCGCAGCGCAGTTGAAGAGCGCCGAAGCGCGCGCCGCCTTCGAGGCCTTCATGCGCCGCTAA
- a CDS encoding BA14K family protein — MKNVLKSGMGRWFSVAVAAAVLVTSAAPSQAFTPTPPRVERQNDVVDVQYRRPGMERRGGYYYYNGYRGYNYRRPGYRYYNGWWYPMAAFGTGVIIGGAIAQPPRYTRPAPVYGSRHVQWCYDRYRSYRAYDNTYQPYGGPRRQCYSPYS, encoded by the coding sequence ATGAAGAATGTGCTGAAGTCCGGGATGGGCCGGTGGTTTTCCGTGGCTGTTGCGGCGGCCGTGCTGGTGACGTCGGCTGCCCCGTCGCAGGCCTTCACGCCGACCCCGCCGCGCGTCGAGCGGCAGAACGATGTGGTCGATGTCCAGTATCGCAGACCGGGCATGGAGCGTCGCGGCGGCTATTACTACTACAACGGCTACCGCGGTTATAACTATCGCCGTCCTGGCTATCGCTACTACAATGGCTGGTGGTATCCGATGGCAGCCTTTGGCACCGGCGTCATTATCGGCGGGGCGATTGCCCAGCCGCCGCGCTATACCCGTCCGGCGCCCGTTTATGGCAGCCGCCATGTGCAATGGTGCTACGACCGCTACCGCTCGTACCGGGCCTACGACAATACCTATCAGCCCTATGGAGGTCCGCGCCGCCAGTGCTATTCGCCCTATAGCTAA
- a CDS encoding acyl-CoA dehydrogenase: MYKAPVDEIAFTLKHVAGMGDALQSGALGDLGEDLVDAILSEAGRFATEEVAPLGDIGDKQGSRLVEGKVETPDGWRDLYHNWIAGGWNGLTAPEDFGGQNLPHMLHVAAMEMWNAGSMAFALGPTLTMGAVEALEKHGSDQLKATYLPKMVSGEWTGTMNLTEPHAGSDLGVLKTRAERRDDGTYRIFGQKIFITWGEHDFTDNIVHLVLARLPDAPAGTRGISLFLVPKFLVNPDGSLGERNDLFCHSLEHKLGIHGSPTCTMIYGDGKFGAEKGAIGYLIGEENRGLACMFTMMNNARLAVGMQGVAIADAATQKAIAFAKERTQGKAPGWTGQGMSPIIEHPDVARMLLTMKALTQGSRAISYACAHAVDMGHTAESEKAKFWKERSSLLTPIAKSFSTDAGVDVASLGIQVHGGMGFIEETGAARYLRDARIAPIYEGTNGIQAIDLVTRKLPLSDGGHVRGFIAELREIAAAVRASNRDGFGETAARLDVALDDLSAATEWLIAAVADGKLAEALAGATAYQRLFGLALTGAYLAKGGLAEVSDGKDDQRIALCRFTAENLLAETAALKDRVVNGADSLAVARAVLA, encoded by the coding sequence ATGTACAAGGCACCCGTCGACGAGATCGCGTTCACGCTGAAGCACGTGGCAGGCATGGGCGATGCGCTGCAATCGGGCGCGTTGGGCGATCTCGGCGAAGACCTGGTCGATGCTATTCTTTCCGAGGCCGGCCGGTTCGCGACGGAAGAGGTGGCGCCGCTTGGCGACATCGGCGACAAGCAGGGCTCGCGTCTTGTCGAAGGCAAGGTCGAGACCCCGGATGGCTGGCGCGACCTCTACCACAACTGGATCGCCGGCGGCTGGAACGGGTTGACCGCGCCGGAAGATTTCGGCGGCCAGAACCTGCCGCACATGCTGCACGTCGCCGCCATGGAAATGTGGAACGCCGGCTCCATGGCCTTCGCACTTGGCCCGACGCTCACGATGGGCGCCGTCGAGGCGCTGGAAAAACACGGCTCCGATCAACTGAAGGCCACCTATCTGCCGAAGATGGTTTCCGGCGAATGGACCGGCACGATGAACCTGACCGAGCCGCATGCCGGCTCCGACCTCGGTGTGCTAAAGACGCGCGCCGAGCGCCGCGACGACGGCACCTACCGCATCTTCGGCCAGAAGATCTTCATCACCTGGGGCGAACACGATTTCACCGACAACATCGTCCATCTGGTGCTGGCGCGGCTTCCCGATGCGCCGGCCGGAACCCGCGGCATCTCGCTCTTCCTCGTGCCGAAGTTCCTCGTCAATCCGGACGGTTCGCTCGGCGAACGCAACGATCTCTTCTGCCATTCGCTCGAACACAAGCTCGGCATCCATGGATCGCCGACCTGCACGATGATCTACGGAGACGGCAAGTTCGGGGCTGAAAAGGGCGCGATCGGCTATCTGATCGGTGAGGAAAACCGCGGTCTCGCCTGCATGTTCACGATGATGAACAACGCCCGTCTCGCGGTCGGCATGCAGGGTGTGGCCATCGCCGATGCCGCGACCCAAAAGGCGATCGCCTTTGCCAAGGAGCGCACCCAGGGCAAGGCGCCCGGATGGACGGGGCAGGGCATGAGCCCGATCATCGAGCACCCGGATGTCGCCCGCATGCTGCTGACGATGAAGGCGCTGACGCAGGGTTCCCGCGCAATCTCCTATGCCTGCGCCCACGCCGTCGACATGGGGCACACGGCTGAAAGCGAGAAGGCGAAGTTCTGGAAGGAGCGCTCCAGCCTGCTGACGCCGATCGCCAAATCCTTCTCGACCGATGCCGGCGTCGACGTCGCCTCGCTCGGCATCCAGGTCCATGGCGGCATGGGCTTCATCGAAGAAACCGGGGCCGCCCGCTACCTGCGCGACGCCCGCATCGCGCCGATCTACGAGGGTACCAACGGCATCCAGGCGATCGACCTCGTTACCCGCAAGCTGCCGCTCTCCGATGGTGGCCACGTGCGCGGCTTCATTGCCGAATTGCGCGAGATCGCAGCGGCCGTTCGCGCCTCGAACCGCGACGGTTTCGGCGAGACGGCCGCCCGGCTCGATGTGGCGCTGGACGATCTTTCGGCTGCGACCGAGTGGCTGATTGCGGCGGTTGCCGACGGCAAACTCGCAGAAGCGCTCGCCGGGGCCACCGCCTACCAGCGCCTCTTTGGCCTGGCGCTGACCGGCGCCTATCTCGCAAAGGGTGGTCTGGCGGAAGTGAGCGATGGCAAGGACGATCAGCGCATCGCACTCTGCCGCTTCACCGCTGAAAACCTGTTGGCCGAGACTGCCGCGCTGAAGGACCGTGTCGTCAACGGCGCCGACAGCCTCGCCGTCGCCCGCGCCGTTCTGGCTTGA